TGGAGTAGTTGAGCTCTTTTCTGAGTCCAAATAGGTGTGTAAATAGAACTAAAAATCTAAAGGTCatcttaaaatttattgacCTTCAGAAGGGAATAAGAGTGAGAAAATGCTTGTTCATGCCAAACAAACCATGTTCCTTGTCATACTatgttatttaacaataaaactcaCGTCTGTCAGTTCTGATTCCCAATGTTCCAAGGTCACAGCGTCTCGGACACCAAAATATCATTTGATGGAGAAGTGCTACCGGTCTAGTCTCGGTATGATCGCAAAAGCGAACTACACATCGCTTACGAGCTGCCAACGTCTTGGCATCGAGAAGAAGGGCCTGTCAATAAATTTTAGCCCTCCTGAAGCCAGGGACGACGGGAATATGGCAACTGAATACACTTGCGAGGTCCTGAGATGCGCGGAAGCTGATGGTGGATTATCCCTAGTTAACGATTCGAGATACGACCACTACAGTATTTATGCAAAGCCTATCCGTAAGTTTCTAACATAATAGTTACCTAAGGAtcacaacaatttattataagtacctaGGTACTAGTCTGACATTGATGAAGTCCCTACCtacttatgaaaaaaataggCAATAATACTTCAAGACGTGGCGGACGATGTAAAAAAACCCAAGAGGTATAGCTATAACAATCTagaaataatatcttatttcaGCTCACGTTAACTCAACGTGTGTCCCAGCCATAGGGATGTTCTTCATATTTACAAAGAGGATGAATTACAGTAATGGGTTACGAGAGTGTAAAAATTTAAGTGGAATACCAGCTGACGTCACCACTGAACAGCGGACTGAGTCACTGGCACAGTTGCTGGCTGGAGCCAGCATAGAGACCGCATTCGTAGGGTTGAAGAGCAAGAATGGCAGTGTATTTGTGAGCAGTTCTGGTAAGTCGTGAATAGTtctgattttattatgatttgttgCCGCTTTCTTTCCTAATAAACTCTAGCAACACAAAAATTCAACGGTTAATTCAAGCACATAAGGTATTGGCATCGTACGATTAAGTGAAGgaccaatattttaatttatgagtatTCCCGGTGTATTTTTAGGAGATGGTCTTGACTGTTCAACATATCGAGCTTGGGCACCTGGATTTCCAAAAAGACTACGCAAAAAATATGATTGCGTGATTATAACAAGGGAAAGGACATGGAAGTCCGCAccatgtaaaaataattatccaaTGCTTTGTGAACTAATCCCAGGAGGGCCATACAAGAAAGGTTCAATATTTacatcaagaaataaaaaagaaaacggtTGGTATGCTTACAGCCGCTTACAGCACAAGATCGTATTTCAAGATCGTAGCCATTTTGATACaacatgatatattttaataaatattattaatatttcgtttCAGAAACAACTTCAGAAAGCGATGAAGATTAATATAAATGGTAGCAACGCCATAACAATTTGAATTAAGTCTTTATCACTAATTTACtactaaataaattgttaattactataACTTTAGGATATATCGGTGAGGTGTAACTAAACGCGAACATCATTTGACGTTTTCTTATCTTGTGTCCCTTCTCCCCACTTCACATTCCCCACCCACTGAGCTCATGAAATGAATTCggtctttgtttatttacattaaaaactaattctGTGTATTAAAACGggatttaaaatcatatttactttaaaattataatgggCCAAGGCAAAAGTCAGTTCACAGAAGAGGAACTTCAAGACTACGAGGTAAAACCTTACTTAATGTACTCTTTCTAGTTCAAAgaatttttggtaaaaaatacttgtaaatctATGACTAATGCTCtcaatttgttgttatttccaGGATCTGACTTACTTTACAAAGAAGGAAGTGCTATAGTGAGTAACCATGGAATTAATTTATCACatcagtattatattttttctgttataaGGAAGGTTTTAACATTAACCATGAGATCTTTTCGTATATTAacgataaaaacattaaattatgatGCGGCTGTTCTTAGTTTATTATAGTTCGATcgcaaacttaaaataatgagtaaACAGACTCTTTGTTTAGATTCTATTCATCAATACCAATGTTATTAGTACTTACATTCCTAGTACGTAGACTTGTTACAGTCTGTAAATATAATCATCTCAAAAAGTTTCTAGtacttacaaaaactttttttaattacaaagaaaacttAATGAAGTTGAGTATTTAtgtataattcaattaattaaacaattcccTTATGTAAATAGACATACAGATAGAACAAGAATAAATTGCCCTGTAACTTACTGAAAACTTGTTACATTTCCAGTGCACACAAGAAATTCAAAGCCCTAGCTCCAGAAAAAGTAGGCCACAACAAAAATGCGAAGCTGCCGATGGCCAAGATCCTACAATATCCGGAATTACGAGTGAACCCGTTCAGGGACCGCATTTGCAAAGTATTCAGTTCCAGTAACGATGGAGACTGCACCTTCGAAGACTTCCTAGACATGATGTCTGTGTTCAGTGAGAACGCACCAAAGGCTGTGAAGGCAGAACATGCTTTTAGGATATTTGGTAAaggctttaattaattatcagttaagtttaatatttttatgttaactttTGTAAGTACGATTTAAATATATGAGtcattcatatatttaaatCGTTTACTCAACATATTTATCAATTCGGAATTGTCTGACTAATTTTGGATTCTAATGGAGTCCTTGATGATGAGTTGC
This sequence is a window from Trichoplusia ni isolate ovarian cell line Hi5 chromosome 15, tn1, whole genome shotgun sequence. Protein-coding genes within it:
- the LOC113501299 gene encoding uncharacterized protein LOC113501299, yielding MLVHAKQTMFLVILCYLTIKLTSVSSDSQCSKVTASRTPKYHLMEKCYRSSLGMIAKANYTSLTSCQRLGIEKKGLSINFSPPEARDDGNMATEYTCEVLRCAEADGGLSLVNDSRYDHYSIYAKPIPHVNSTCVPAIGMFFIFTKRMNYSNGLRECKNLSGIPADVTTEQRTESLAQLLAGASIETAFVGLKSKNGSVFVSSSGDGLDCSTYRAWAPGFPKRLRKKYDCVIITRERTWKSAPCKNNYPMLCELIPGGPYKKGSIFTSRNKKENGWYAYSRLQHKIVFQDRSHFDTT
- the LOC113501298 gene encoding calcium and integrin-binding protein 1-like; the protein is MGQGKSQFTEEELQDYEDLTYFTKKEVLYAHKKFKALAPEKVGHNKNAKLPMAKILQYPELRVNPFRDRICKVFSSSNDGDCTFEDFLDMMSVFSENAPKAVKAEHAFRIFDFDGDDMIGVSDLREVVERLCSPELKLSDFDIQQVVQNVLEEADLDDDGALSFAEFEHIIDKSSDFCHAFRIRL